A single window of Gossypium arboreum isolate Shixiya-1 chromosome 13, ASM2569848v2, whole genome shotgun sequence DNA harbors:
- the LOC108449939 gene encoding 60S ribosomal protein L7-4, producing MGEEVKALVPESLLKKNKRNEEWELAKKQELEAAKKKNVENRKLIFNRAKQYAKEYEAQEKELIQLKREAKLKGGFYVDPEAKLLFIVRIRGINAMHPRTRKILQLLRLRQIFNGVFLKVNKATMNMLHLVEPYVTYGYPNLKSVRELVYKRGFGKLNKQRVALTDNAIVEQALGKFGIICVEDLIHEIMTVGPHFKEANNFLWPFKLKAPLGGLKKKRNHYVEGGDAGNRENYINELIRRMN from the exons ATGGGTGAGGAAGTAAAGGCTTTGGTTCCTGAGTCACTGTTGAAGAAGAACAAGAGGAATGAAGAATGGGAGCTTGCCAAAAAGCAGGAGCTCGAAGCCGCCAAGAAGAAGAATGTCGAGAACCGGAAGTTGATTTTCAACAGGGCTAAGCAATATGCAAAGGAGTACGAGGCTCAG GAAAAAGAGTTGATTCAATTGAAGCGGGAGGCAAAGTTGAAAGGAGGATTCTATGTTGATCCAGAAGCTAAGCTTTTGTTCATTGTTAGAATCCGCGG TATCAATGCCATGCACCCAAGGACCAGAAAGATCTTGCAGCTCCTACGTTTGAGACAG ATTTTCAATGGTGTTTTTCTTAAAGTGAACAAGGCAACAATGAACATGCTTCACCTTGTTGAACCTTATGTGACTTATGG ATACCCGAATCTCAAGAGTGTTAGGGAACTCGTTTACAAAAGAGGTTTTGGAAAGTTGAACAAGCAGCGAGTTGCCTTGACCGACAATGCAATTGTTGAGCAG GCACTAGGCAAGTTCGGCATCATTTGTGTTGAAGATCTCATCCACGAGATAATGACTGTGGGACCTCATTTCAAGGAAGCCAACAACTTCCTTTGGCCATTTAAGCTCAAGGCACCATTGGGTGGTCTGAAGAAGAAGAGGAACCATTACGTCGAAGGTGGAGATGCCGGCAACCGTGAGAATTACATCAACGAGTTAATTAGGAGAATGAATTAA